Genomic DNA from Niabella ginsenosidivorans:
ATTCTGCTATCCGATAAGCCCTTGCCGGGTTCCTGCTTTATATCGCCTCCTTTGCGGGTATAAATAGCAATGGCTCCATTTGCACCTCCGGTGCCACCCATAAACGGGGGGCGGAACGCTTTAATATAGGCGATGTCATTTACATTCAAACTGGATGCAAAGCTGACGTCTGCCGGCATTTCATCAATATAGATCTGCGGAGACCCGCCGCGCCAGCTCAGGGAAGCATTAGAGCCAGACCCTGAGATCTGCAGGCCGGCTACTTTGCCCTGCAGGTAGGTAAACACATCCATAGCGCTTTTTGCAAAAGGGTCATTTAACACATCCAGTTGCACAGAATTCATATCTCCCTTAAAAAGCCCGGAGGCATATTTCTCATCCAGCAGCTCTGTAGGAGATTTGGTCTTTGCCTTAACAGTTACGGTTTCCAGCTCTTTATATTTGTTCTTTTCTAAAATGGCATTAGCAGCCGTGGCCATTTTCAGATGATATGCGTTACCGGCAGTATCCGCTTTAAAAGGCGTTGTCCAGTAATTGCCCGCTGCAGGGGTGCGCAGACGGTCCGACATGAATTGCACCATAGAGCCATCCAGCGTTTTATCCTGTATTTTATAAAATACACGGGCCGTATCAAAAAATATAGCAGAAGGATCGTTAAACCGGCCGTCTTTGTTAATAGGCATCATCAGCACTTTTCCATCGGTGGCATCCTTTTGTTTCATCATAACAACGATGGTGGATGCAGGGGAGATCTGGGAGGGCATAATGCCCGCCAGTTTTCCGGAAACGGTGATGTAAGAGGTATCCCTTGGATATTTAACTGCCGGCAGTTCCCCCGCAATCAGTTTGTCCCAGTTAAAGCGCCGCCATCCGTTGGTAAGCATTACCAGGTCCAGCTGTTGTTCCGCTTTTAAAGAGCTGTCTTTAAAATAATAGGCGGGGTTATATACTTTTCCCTTAAGTTCCCCTGTCAGCATCAGGCCGGAGAGGATATTTTCACTGCTGTCTGCGCCAATGGCCAGGTCCGTTACTGCCACAGACAGTGAGGCCGGCGTGCTGTCCGGCAGTGATATTACCAGTTCGTTCCTCGCCCGGTGGCTAAGGCCCCAGTGTTCCACCTCCATGGTAGCCTCTTCTCTATAGGAAGGATTGTTTACATAAGTGATCCGTTCTGCCAGTGGTTTCCAGTTTTTATCAAAGGCTGTGATCGTTAAAACACCATAAGGCAAACTCTGGAGGGGAATGGTTCCGGTTATAGGCTCCGCGCTCAGTGCTCTTGAAAAATTAAATACCACATGCTGGTACATGGTGCCAATGATGTGCAGGCTGTCACCGCCCGAAACAATTCCCGGCGATGCAGCGATCTCAAAACTCCGCTTGCCCGGCAGCACAGAAACCCTCATGGCAATGCCTTCTGGTTTAATGGCGGGTAAAGGAGTGGTGTATTCCGTTTTTTTATCGTCTTTCCATTTGGCGGTATATTTTGTATTGGCTTTGGGGGTGAGCAACAGAAAACCCATACCATCATGTATATTTCTGAGACTGTCAACAAACTTTCCTGCTTCATCTACCACAACGCCCGTTATCTTTACAGGGTCGCCAAATGCATTAGCGGCTTTAAAGGCAATCTTGTTGGGAATACCGGCAACGGCATCACCCCCTTCCGGGAAAAAGGTGAGCGACGGGGGCGGAAGCGGGCCTGTTTTACCTGCTGCTTCAGGATTGATGACAGGAATCTTTTTATAATACAGGAAAGAAGAATCAAAATTCAGCATCCAGCTCGTATAGGCTTTTACCGTGATGGATTTTCCCTGATAGGTGGCAGGTAAATCGAATTGCCCATTGGTCATACCGGTGATCAGCGGGCTTATCGTGTGCTGCAGGATCTTCCCTTTATCATCGATCCAGTCTACATACAGGTTCTTGCTGGCTTCAGCCGGGGCAATTTCTGCTAACGTATAGGCTTTGAACCAGATGGTTTCCCCGGGCGAATAACTGCTTTTATCATAATGCAGGTAGGTTCTTTCTGCAGGGAACCTGCCTGCAAAATTTTCAATTTTGGTATTAATATCCTGGCTTTTTGCCAGGGAAGCAATGCTGAAAAATGCGGTAACTAATAAAGACGGTCTTAAAAGCTTCACAAATTTATTGTTCATCATATTAAAGCGAAAATTAACACTTGTAACGGAATCGGTACTATATGGGACGACAATTTTACTATTTTTTAGCGGTTAACAGCCTGCAAATCATTTATATTATGCTATTTTATCAGAAATATGTACATTGTATAAAGGTTTTTTGTACTTTTGCGCTCCGTTTTTTACGGAACATTACTGAAGAGGTTCAACAAGGGTTCCAAACGATTGGAAACACCTCAAAGGTGTAACAAAAAATAACAGGTAAGATGCCTAAAGTAAAAACGAATTCCAGTGCAAAAAAACGTTTTAAAGTAACTGCAACTGGTAAAATCACTCACCAAAAGAGTTTCAAACGTCACATTCTGACCAAAAAATCAAAAAAGCGTAAACGCGCTATGCGCATTGACGGCGTTGTAGACAAAACCAATGTACATTTTGTTAAGCGTTTATTACGGTTAAAGTAATTCGTTGCTTGATTTTTTATTTTATTCATTACAATTAAAATTATTCAGATATGCCACGTTCAGTAAACTCCGCCGCTTCCAAAGCCCGCAGGAAAAAAATATTAAAACAGGCCAAAGGTTTTTATGGCAAGCGGAAAAATGTATTTACCGTTGCCAAAAACGTTGTTGAAAAAGGGATGACCTACATGTATGTAGGCCGTAAATTAAAGAAAAGAGATTACCGCGCTTTATGGATCGCACGTATCAATGCTGCCGTTCGTGAAGAAGGGCTTACGTACTCTGTTTTCATCAATAAATTAAAAGAAAAGCAGATTGACCTTGACCGGAAAGTGCTGGCTGATTTAGCCATGAACAACCCGGAAGCTTTTAAGGCTTTGGTAGCTTCAGTAAAATAAGCCCTGTAAAGTATTTATTAAAGAGAGGGGCTGTATCAAAAGTTCACTATTGTCTTGCTGAATTATTTCAGCATCTAAAATGAGATATAATTCTCAATAGATTCTGAACCAAGTTCAGAATGACATTACGTTCTAAAATAACTTTTGATACAGCTTCATTTTTGTTAATGGAGGTAATATCTTACGCCCAGGCTCACATACCGGATCCTTGATTTTTTATCGCGTAGCATATAAGCCTCTTCTTTATACAACCGGGTAATATATTGTGTACCGGTAGCCAGAACAGAAAGGTGGTTGGTAATACGCTGCTCTACCAAAATGTTTCCGGATACGCCAAAATTGTTGTATTTGTCTTTAGTGTTATCCTTCTTTTCCGATATCAGATAGGTATATTGAGAAGCTGCAGGCAATGGTTCCAGCTGATAATTATAAGTGTGGGCGCCCAACAGGAGGAAAGGCGCAACCCCCAGGCCAATATGGGTATGCTTTGTTATTTTGTAGCTTGCATTCAGATCTGCACTCAAAAATAGAAAACGGGTCTTTCCTATATCTTCTGTTTTTGCAGAAGGGTCAAATGTACTGTTCGTATTATTGAAGAAAGGGGTAATGCCCGGTATAAAAAAAGGATCTCCGTAATTTTCATAATAACCAGCCGTAGAAGAAACCCCATTTAGATCATCTATGGATCCGGAGCGGGTCGCATAAGATACATTGGTCTTCTTTCTGAACCGGATAAAAGAAAGCTGCAATGCAGGTTCGGCAGAAAACTTATCAGATAAAGGAATTTGTATGCCTCCTTTTATATTAGCACCCGCTCTTTTTTCATAAGAAGCGGCAATGCTTGTGCTTACTACAGTAGGGTTGTCTGTCACTACCGCCGCATAAGTGCTGGTATTGGTAACCTTTGGCAGGATCGATAAATTGCCATCAGCCTGAATAAACCAGTGCACCTGGCTATACCCGGTTTGCATAATAAAAAGGAGTAACAAAGGCAGAAACGTTTTGGGATAGTTCATACAGTTTTTTGATTTGCTGCAAACTTAAAGGAAATATTATGAAGAGCCAATTTCCTTCACTGACGGAGGCCCCGGAATTGGAGTATATGTTCCCTGCCCATTGGTGCTTCCTGCCGATGGGAGATAATAAAAATGTTGGGCACCCGGAATGGTATATGAGCAATTCCCTCACTGCTCAGAAACATTTTCAAATTTTCAAATTGGCTAATTGCTTAATTCAGTAATTTAGCGGGCAATTTTTAAAACATAAAGCTGCCGGCATTCACCGGATTTTTGGGGTAATGAATAATTCATACTTAGGCTTGGTTGACCAGACCTTTAACTTTCCTCAGGAGGGAATAGAAGTAGAGGAGGGGTATTTGAAATTTAATGGCATTGACCTGAAGGCCTTGATTAAAAAACATGGTACACCATTAAAAGTAAGTTATCTGCCAAAAATTGGGATCAACATTAACAAAGCCAAACAGTATTTTGCCGCTGCTATGAAGCGGCACAAGTATGAGGGCAGATATTTTTATTGCTATTGTACCAAAAGCTCTCATTTTTCTTTTGTAGTGGAAGAAGCCCTGAAGCATGATATTCACCTGGAAACTTCCTATGCTTATGATATTGATATCATTAACCAGCTTTACAAGAAAAGGAAGATCAATAAAGACATCAATATCGTTTGCAACGGGTTTAAGCAAAAGCCGTATACAACGCGTATTGCCAAATTAATTAACAGCGGTTTCAAAAATGTGATCCCGGTTCTGGATAATAAGGACGAGCTGCAGATGTATAAGCGCAGCATAAAAAGTAAAGAGCCCTTTAAACTGGGTATCCGCATTGCCGCAGAAGAAGAGCCTTCTTTCCCTTTTTATACCTCCCGTTTAGGCATCCGGGCAAAGGATGTGCTGGAATTTTATGTGGATGAGATCGAGGGGAATGAAGATAAGTTCCAGCTAAAGATGCTGCACATCTTTTTAAACAAGGGTATTAAAGATGATATTTATTACTGGAGTGAATTGCGCAAGAGCATTAACCTTTACTGTCAGTTAAAAAAGATCTGCCCGGAACTGGATTCCATTAATATCGGTGGCGGGTTCCCCATCAAGCACAGCCTGGCATTTGAGTATGATTACCAGTTTATGATCAATGAGATCATCAGCAATATTAAATCTGCCTGTAAAAAAGCAAAAGTGCCGGTTCCGAATATCTATACGGAGTTTGGCAGCTATACGGTAGGGGAAAGCATGGCGCATATCTACAGCGTAATTGGTGAGAAGACCCAGAACGACCGTGAAACCTGGTATATGATCGATTCTTCTTTTATTACCACCTTACCGGATACCTGGGGCATTGGTGAAAAATTCCTGATGCTGCCGATCAATAAGTGGAATAACGAGTACCAGCGCGTGGTACTGGGCGGCATTACCTGCGACGGGCACGATTATTATGATTCAGAAGAGCATATAAACGAAGTGTTCCTGCCAAAGATCAGGAATGATAACGGGGTAGGCGGATTGGGTGTTCCATCCATTGAAGCTTCACCAAAAAATACGGCAGAAACTGATAATGAGCCTTTGTACGTTGGCTTTTTTCATACGGGCGCTTATCAGGATCAGATCAGCGGCTATGGCGGCATTAAGCATTGCCTGATCCCATCTCCCAAGCATATTATCCTGGAATATGATAAAAACGGGAAGCTGATCGAGTGGGTATACGCCAAGCAGCAAACTTCGCAAAGTATGCTGAAGATACTCGGCTACCTGCGGTAACCACCGGCGTATCTGTGCCATTCTGAGAACGCTGTGAGCGCCATTATTGCACCTTTTTACGCTTTGCAAAGAGTATATATCCTGGGGTATTTGTCCGCTCTTAAAAAGAAATTTTAAATAAAAATGAAAAAAGTTTCTTTCGTATTAAAAAAGACATTATCTTTGCAATCCCAAATCAAACGGTAGTACCTTCAAAAACTACTGATAAGTTCTTCAAAAGCAATTAATTAGAGCAATAAAAAATCAGAATATTTTTAAAAATATTTTTGTTATTTTGAAAATTGTATGTATCTTTGCAACCCCAAAATGACGGGTTGGTGAGCGATGAAGAGTGAGGGCAGTTCTTTACTGTGTTATAATGCATCTGGTGATTATTATGGTGGTTCGATTCCGCCGGTGTTATCAGGAGCGGGTTGATGGGTAGCAATACTTTGATATCTGTGAAGATCTTTGAAAGTTAGGAAGCAATAGCACAATCTAGATTCTGTTTCGATAGTTATCGGGATGGGATCAAGGAAGGTAAGTCAAAGCGAAAGAAAATCGATTTGACACGTTTAATTTACTTTAGAGGGAATTAGATGTCAGAATCAAAAACTCATTTACAACGGAGAGTTTGATCCTGGCTCAGGATGAACGCTAGCGGCAGGCTTAATACATGCAAGTCGAGGGGCAGCGGGGGCTTCGGTCCGCCGGCGACCGGCAAACGGGTGAGGAACACGTACACAACCTACCTTTAAGCGGGGGATAGCCCAGAGAAATTTGGATTAATACCCCATAGGATGGTTAGTAGGCATCTACTGGCTATTAAAGATTTATCACTTAAGGACGGGTGTGCGCATGATTAGGTAGTTGGCGGGGTAACGGCCCACCAAGCCTACGATCATTAACTGGTGTGAGAGCACGACCAGTCACACGGGCACTGAGACACGGGCCCGACTCCTACGGGAGGCAGCAGTAAGGAATATTGGTCAATGGAGGGAACTCTGAACCAGCCATGCCGCGTGGAGGATGAAGGTCCTCTGGATTGTAAACTTCTTTTATCTGGGGCGAAAAAGGGTTTTTTTAGGCCAACTGACGGTACCAGATGAATAAGCACCGGCTAACTCCGTGCCAGCAGCCGCGGTAATACGGAGGGTGCAAGCGTTATCCGGATTTACTGGGTTTAAAGGGAGCGTAGGTGGGCTAGTAAGTCAGTGGTGAAATCTCCGGGCTTAACCCGGAAACTGCCATTGATACTATTGGTCTTGAATACTGTGGAGGTCAGCGGAATATGTCATGTAGCGGTGAAATGCATAGATATGACATAGAACACCAATTGCGAAGGCAGCTGGCTACACAAGCATTGACACTGAGGCTCGAAAGCGTGGGGATCAAACAGGATTAGATACCCTGGTAGTCCACGCCCTAAACGATGGATACTCGACATACGCGATACACAGTGTGTGTCTGAGCGAAAGCATTAAGTATCCCACCTGGGAAGTACGATCGCAAGATTGAAACTCAAAGGAATTGGCGGGGGTCCGCACAAGCGGTGGAGCATGTGGTTTAATTCGATGATACGCGAGGAACCTTACCTGGGCTAGAATGCGAGTGCCGTACCCTGAAAGGGGTATTTCTAGCAATAGACACAAAGCAAGGTGCTGCATGGCTGTCGTCAGCTCGTGCCGTGAGGTGTTGGGTTAAGTCCCGCAACGAGCGCAACCCCCATCACTAGTTGCCATCAGGTAACGCTGGGAACTCTAGTGAAACTGCCGTCGTAAGACGAGAGGAAGGAGGGGATGATGTCAAGTCATCATGGCCTTTATGCCCAGGGCTACACACGTGCTACAATGGGGCGCACAAAGGGTTGCGACCTGGTGACAGGAAGCCAATCCCAAAAAACGTCTCTCAGTTCAGATCGCAGTCTGCAACTCGACTGCGTGAAGCTGGAATCGCTAGTAATCGTATATCAGCAATGATACGGTGAATACGTTCCCGGACCTTGCACACACCGCCCGTCAAGCCATGAAAGCCGGGTGTACCTGAAGTCGGTAACCGCAAGGAGCTGCCTAGGGTAAAACTGGTAATTGGGGCTAAGTCGTAACAAGGTAGCCGTATCGGAAGGTGCGGCTGGAATACCTCCTTTTTAGAGCGACAGCCCCTCCTGATTCTTCCCTTCATGGGAGGGATAAAGAGGAAGGGGTGAAGATTTACCTGTTGCTATTGTTTCCTGCTTTTAAATTTATTTGTTTTATGAGCTATGGTCAATGGACTATGGACTAAAGGGGGGAAGTTCTTTAAAATAAGACCTGATGGCCAATTTGGAATACGGCATCTAAAGCCAGGGATAATTACTAATTATCACATTAGCATATTAGCACATTGGCACATTATTTAAATAGATCCGTAGCTCAGCCTGGTTAGAGCACTACACTGATAATGTAGGGGTCACCAGTTCAAATCTGGTCGGGTCTACACCTTATTAATTTAAAGTTCTGAATTTAGAATGTTAAAATTTTAAATTAAAGGAGGGGGGTTAGCTCAGTTGGCTAGAGCATCTGCCTTGCACGCAGAGGGTCATCGGTTCGACTCCGATATCCTCCACAGGAAATTTTAAATAATAAATGTAAAATTTAGAATTTAAAATGAAGTTCTTTAGATATTGATAATACCTGAGAGGTGTTTAGTTGGCTCGAAGCCAGATTATCAACTTAGGGTTGTGTGGTTATTTTCAAATTTTCAAATTTGCATATTATCACATAGATCAAAGATCTTTGACATATTGGAAAAAGAAACTGTTAGGAGAGTACCTAACAAATCGCAATCACAATTTGTAAGAATCACGCTATAAAAATTTTATG
This window encodes:
- the rpmI gene encoding 50S ribosomal protein L35, with product MPKVKTNSSAKKRFKVTATGKITHQKSFKRHILTKKSKKRKRAMRIDGVVDKTNVHFVKRLLRLK
- the rplT gene encoding 50S ribosomal protein L20; this translates as MPRSVNSAASKARRKKILKQAKGFYGKRKNVFTVAKNVVEKGMTYMYVGRKLKKRDYRALWIARINAAVREEGLTYSVFINKLKEKQIDLDRKVLADLAMNNPEAFKALVASVK
- a CDS encoding type III PLP-dependent enzyme domain-containing protein; protein product: MNNSYLGLVDQTFNFPQEGIEVEEGYLKFNGIDLKALIKKHGTPLKVSYLPKIGININKAKQYFAAAMKRHKYEGRYFYCYCTKSSHFSFVVEEALKHDIHLETSYAYDIDIINQLYKKRKINKDINIVCNGFKQKPYTTRIAKLINSGFKNVIPVLDNKDELQMYKRSIKSKEPFKLGIRIAAEEEPSFPFYTSRLGIRAKDVLEFYVDEIEGNEDKFQLKMLHIFLNKGIKDDIYYWSELRKSINLYCQLKKICPELDSINIGGGFPIKHSLAFEYDYQFMINEIISNIKSACKKAKVPVPNIYTEFGSYTVGESMAHIYSVIGEKTQNDRETWYMIDSSFITTLPDTWGIGEKFLMLPINKWNNEYQRVVLGGITCDGHDYYDSEEHINEVFLPKIRNDNGVGGLGVPSIEASPKNTAETDNEPLYVGFFHTGAYQDQISGYGGIKHCLIPSPKHIILEYDKNGKLIEWVYAKQQTSQSMLKILGYLR